Proteins encoded within one genomic window of Nordella sp. HKS 07:
- a CDS encoding gamma-glutamyltransferase, with product MSHPNGPRTGRPPVLAPRGMVSTPHYLASASGLEALRRGGSAVDAAIAANATLCVVYPHMAGLGGDGFWLIAGPGTGGVQALEASGPAAQMATRDYYRKHGCTGQIPARGPLAALTVPGAVDGWRVAHERHGRLPWASLFADAIEYARNGIAITRSLADWIAADESILRQYPETARIFLPEGQALREGARLVQAELAHTLEQLAASGARGLL from the coding sequence ATGAGTCATCCAAATGGTCCCCGGACCGGGCGTCCCCCCGTCCTTGCCCCGCGCGGTATGGTGAGCACGCCGCATTATCTTGCCTCGGCATCCGGTCTTGAAGCCCTGCGGCGCGGTGGCAGCGCCGTCGACGCGGCGATTGCCGCGAACGCAACGCTTTGCGTCGTCTATCCGCACATGGCGGGTCTGGGCGGAGACGGCTTCTGGCTCATCGCCGGACCGGGCACGGGCGGCGTTCAGGCACTGGAGGCCAGCGGACCCGCCGCCCAAATGGCGACACGCGACTACTACCGCAAGCATGGCTGCACCGGGCAGATTCCGGCCCGTGGTCCCCTGGCCGCGCTCACCGTGCCCGGCGCCGTCGACGGATGGCGCGTGGCGCATGAGCGCCATGGCCGGCTGCCATGGGCGAGCCTGTTCGCCGACGCCATCGAATATGCGCGTAATGGAATTGCCATTACCCGCTCGCTCGCCGATTGGATCGCCGCCGATGAGTCGATCCTCAGGCAATATCCAGAGACCGCCCGCATCTTCCTGCCGGAGGGGCAGGCGCTGCGCGAAGGCGCTCGTCTCGTGCAGGCCGAACTGGCCCACACGCTCGAGCAACTGGCGGCTTCGGGCGCGCGCGGGCTTCTATGA
- a CDS encoding helix-turn-helix transcriptional regulator, with amino-acid sequence MTELAGVAEAIGARNFYSVALATLGRLLGCERQVAVRYAQFAKPQFLVNYSLSTEAEDIYMRELYRIDPLLHLVRTQVPDRVMTALHMRREGNDNLYFENLYHSARIYDELVVLLPAVGGVWVALCLDLDDRPFKLGEVEFIRHIYPLLENLHRLHIVNCLSGHRGGYLNDSQLAVMVVDDQGLPCFRNGIWSGKVTRAAEDVICTVSQGSSEGVHSLDELDVVHWERLEKGNALAPGGRIFIVERRSPGFLAVDNLFNRMMTEYRLTPRECEILRHGLRGLSTAAIAKRLDIGAGTVRNHKHRLYSKLDVTSEREITSLVFDRIFKDRVSC; translated from the coding sequence ATGACCGAACTGGCCGGCGTGGCGGAAGCGATCGGTGCCCGGAACTTCTACAGCGTGGCGCTGGCGACGCTCGGACGCCTCCTCGGATGCGAGCGCCAGGTGGCGGTGCGTTATGCGCAATTCGCCAAGCCGCAGTTCCTGGTCAACTATTCCCTGAGCACTGAAGCCGAAGACATCTATATGCGGGAACTCTACCGCATCGATCCCTTGCTGCATCTCGTGCGCACCCAGGTGCCTGACCGGGTGATGACGGCCCTGCACATGCGCCGCGAGGGCAACGACAATCTTTATTTCGAGAATCTCTACCATTCCGCCCGCATCTATGACGAGCTGGTCGTCCTCCTGCCCGCGGTGGGCGGCGTATGGGTGGCCCTCTGCCTAGATCTCGACGACCGGCCCTTCAAGCTCGGAGAGGTGGAGTTCATCCGGCATATCTACCCTCTCCTCGAGAACCTGCACCGGCTGCACATCGTGAATTGTCTCTCCGGCCATCGCGGTGGCTATCTCAATGACAGCCAACTCGCCGTGATGGTGGTCGACGATCAGGGCCTGCCCTGCTTTCGTAACGGGATATGGAGCGGCAAGGTGACCCGGGCGGCGGAAGACGTGATCTGTACGGTCTCACAAGGTTCAAGCGAGGGCGTGCATTCACTCGACGAGCTGGATGTCGTCCATTGGGAAAGACTGGAAAAGGGAAATGCGCTGGCGCCAGGCGGGCGCATCTTCATCGTCGAGCGCCGCTCGCCCGGTTTTCTTGCCGTCGACAACCTTTTCAATCGGATGATGACCGAGTACCGGCTGACGCCGCGCGAATGCGAGATCCTCCGGCATGGACTGCGTGGCCTATCGACGGCGGCGATCGCCAAACGGCTCGATATCGGCGCCGGGACGGTGCGCAATCACAAGCACCGGCTGTACAGCAAGCTCGACGTCACATCGGAACGCGAGATCACCTCCCTGGTGTTCGACCGGATATTCAAGGATCGCGTCAGCTGCTGA
- a CDS encoding IclR family transcriptional regulator, whose amino-acid sequence MAKAAQDKSARKRKTAPPKKTSVVTPVGTDGRRDYAVPALEKGLDVLELMASLHSPITPSQIAQRLGRSLQEVYRVVLALERRGYIVRPPGEEALVLSTQLFGLATKFPPYRRLVDAAQPIMNALALEASQACHMAVLDGLNQRIVAQVDSPAPIAIRLRVGAASPAVHGASGRTIVAFQPPEVREWFFSEAVALALEPPEWLASCRKRIADIQVHGYELIEGEVVHGVIDLSFPILNAQGRSLAALTMPFLTSNHVVVPFEDAAALAFNAASRITEAMGGALNEPKRPLLHA is encoded by the coding sequence ATGGCGAAGGCGGCTCAAGATAAAAGCGCCAGGAAGCGCAAGACAGCGCCGCCGAAGAAGACGTCCGTAGTGACGCCGGTTGGCACCGACGGCAGGCGGGACTATGCCGTGCCGGCCCTCGAAAAGGGCCTCGACGTTCTCGAATTGATGGCGTCGCTCCACTCCCCGATAACGCCCAGCCAGATCGCCCAGCGTCTCGGCCGCTCGCTGCAGGAGGTCTATCGCGTCGTGCTCGCCCTCGAAAGGCGCGGCTATATCGTGCGGCCGCCGGGCGAGGAAGCACTGGTGCTGTCGACCCAGCTGTTCGGGCTGGCGACGAAGTTCCCGCCGTATCGGCGCCTGGTGGACGCAGCACAGCCGATCATGAACGCGTTGGCCCTCGAGGCCTCCCAGGCCTGCCACATGGCGGTGCTGGACGGGCTCAACCAGCGCATCGTGGCGCAGGTCGACAGCCCGGCGCCGATCGCCATCAGGCTGCGCGTGGGGGCCGCGAGCCCCGCCGTCCATGGCGCGTCCGGGCGCACCATCGTGGCGTTCCAGCCACCGGAGGTCCGGGAGTGGTTCTTCAGCGAGGCCGTTGCCCTTGCCCTCGAGCCGCCCGAGTGGCTGGCCTCTTGCCGCAAGCGCATCGCCGACATTCAGGTGCACGGCTACGAGCTGATCGAGGGAGAAGTGGTGCACGGCGTCATCGATCTCAGCTTCCCAATCCTGAACGCGCAAGGGCGGTCGCTGGCCGCGCTAACCATGCCTTTTCTGACCAGCAATCACGTCGTCGTGCCGTTCGAGGACGCGGCCGCCCTCGCTTTCAATGCGGCCAGCCGCATCACCGAAGCGATGGGCGGTGCGCTCAACGAGCCCAAGCGGCCGCTGCTGCACGCCTGA
- a CDS encoding MarR family winged helix-turn-helix transcriptional regulator, with protein sequence MASARQKTRTGGDNGGKAEAIAELMLEVALCFFKIRALGQKTGLITSWGGGSFGFLRSLALLGPLTVPQIAQMRPTSRQRMQRLADELVAEGLVKFIDNPKHRRSKLVQLTRKGEARYLEMNSHLLAIASSMGTTLDEAEIVRTTGIIRQLIDDVKKRSERMPGRPS encoded by the coding sequence ATGGCGTCGGCACGACAGAAGACAAGGACAGGCGGGGACAACGGCGGCAAGGCCGAAGCGATAGCCGAGTTGATGCTCGAGGTGGCCCTGTGTTTCTTCAAGATACGGGCTCTCGGCCAGAAGACCGGCCTTATCACCAGCTGGGGCGGCGGTTCGTTCGGCTTTCTGCGCAGCCTGGCGCTGCTCGGGCCGCTCACCGTGCCGCAGATCGCCCAGATGCGCCCCACCAGCCGCCAACGCATGCAGCGCCTGGCGGATGAGCTGGTGGCCGAGGGGCTCGTCAAGTTCATCGACAATCCGAAGCACAGGCGCTCGAAGTTGGTGCAGCTGACGCGCAAGGGCGAGGCGCGTTACCTCGAGATGAATTCTCATCTCCTGGCGATCGCCTCCTCCATGGGGACCACTCTCGACGAAGCGGAGATTGTCAGGACCACCGGTATCATCCGGCAGCTGATCGATGATGTGAAGAAGCGCTCGGAGCGGATGCCAGGCCGCCCAAGTTGA
- a CDS encoding TVP38/TMEM64 family protein → MLISILSLALASCAKIPTPQEANDAVLALREYEDWAWAAGIGLIWADLVLPIPQTTVIAALGIIYGTLIGGLLGSLALITSGLVGYGLMLTTARRFARGLVGTQSLRKMELLFDRGGAWAIILTRSFPYSVPEAMVFLAGFAGMRKITFITALTIGSVPPAFVFAAIGAGWADQPILVLLVSYVLPILFLPIAVWLMRREQPSQMDRSDTRQSPEGLDEEVRRAEIP, encoded by the coding sequence TTGCTCATCAGCATTCTGTCGCTTGCGCTTGCGTCCTGCGCGAAGATACCGACTCCTCAGGAAGCCAACGACGCCGTACTGGCATTGCGAGAGTACGAGGACTGGGCGTGGGCTGCGGGCATTGGCCTCATCTGGGCCGACCTGGTATTGCCAATCCCGCAGACAACCGTGATCGCAGCACTTGGCATCATCTACGGAACGCTGATCGGCGGATTGCTGGGAAGCCTCGCTTTGATCACCAGCGGCCTCGTGGGCTACGGACTGATGCTCACCACCGCAAGGAGATTTGCGCGAGGCCTGGTCGGGACTCAGTCTCTGCGCAAGATGGAGTTACTGTTCGACCGAGGCGGGGCGTGGGCGATCATTCTCACCCGCAGCTTTCCTTACAGCGTTCCGGAGGCCATGGTGTTCCTCGCCGGATTTGCGGGCATGCGGAAAATCACCTTCATCACGGCGCTGACCATCGGCAGCGTGCCCCCGGCCTTCGTCTTCGCGGCCATCGGCGCCGGTTGGGCCGACCAGCCGATCCTGGTGCTCCTGGTGAGCTATGTGCTCCCCATCCTCTTTCTTCCGATTGCCGTTTGGCTCATGCGCCGCGAACAACCAAGCCAAATGGATAGGTCAGATACCCGCCAATCTCCCGAGGGCCTTGACGAAGAAGTCCGGCGCGCCGAAATTCCCTGA
- a CDS encoding glutathione S-transferase family protein, with protein MITLFSYPQLFGVADNNGYGLKVFAFLKLAGVPFTHAHIFDASTAPRAQLPYIVDDGEVIGDSATIISHLIRKHRLDIDAGLTSAQQDTSLLVTRMLDDLYWVMSYSRWKDEKFWPLFRDALLREHPSLTEEGLLKAREYNFQRYHFQGIGRFAPPAAYARGLADLQVLANLLSTGGYLHGARPTSVDAGIYGFIANIHFYPIDTPLKRFVDANVDLVRHCMAIHAAIGSATATGG; from the coding sequence GTGATTACGCTGTTTTCCTACCCGCAATTGTTCGGCGTCGCCGACAACAACGGCTACGGCCTCAAGGTATTCGCGTTCCTCAAGCTCGCCGGTGTGCCCTTCACCCATGCGCATATCTTCGATGCGTCGACCGCCCCGCGCGCGCAATTGCCCTACATCGTCGATGACGGTGAGGTGATCGGCGACAGCGCCACGATCATTTCGCATCTCATCCGCAAACATCGTCTGGATATTGATGCCGGACTCACCTCCGCGCAGCAGGATACCAGCCTCCTGGTAACGCGCATGCTCGACGATCTTTATTGGGTCATGTCCTATTCGCGCTGGAAGGACGAGAAGTTCTGGCCGCTGTTCCGCGATGCGCTGCTGCGGGAACATCCGAGCTTGACCGAAGAAGGCCTGCTCAAGGCGCGAGAGTACAATTTCCAGCGCTATCATTTTCAGGGCATTGGCCGATTTGCTCCGCCTGCCGCTTATGCGCGCGGGCTTGCGGACCTGCAGGTGCTGGCAAACCTCCTGTCGACGGGCGGCTATCTGCACGGAGCAAGACCGACCAGCGTCGACGCCGGAATCTACGGGTTCATTGCCAATATTCATTTCTATCCGATCGACACCCCGCTCAAGCGGTTCGTCGATGCGAATGTCGACCTCGTGCGGCACTGCATGGCGATCCACGCTGCCATCGGCTCAGCCACGGCGACGGGCGGGTGA
- a CDS encoding gamma-glutamyltransferase family protein translates to MCKALAPAGSPLSPDDFASYQARWVKPISTTYRGYSVAQMPPSTQGFAALQILNLLEGFDVAAWGDGTADYYHHMVEAVKVAFADRDEWLTDPEFVDIPLDKLLSKDYAAARRKLISARRALAGASVEPGLRYGTKFDRRSPDGDTVYFCATDSSGLVVSKIQSIYHDFGSAVMGGDTGIVMQNRGSFFSLDEKHPNRLEPGKRTFHTIIPAMMLENDEPVLAYGTMGGEGQPQTQAAMLTRLVDFGYDVQQAIEAPRWLMGRTWGMESRDLWLESDISDETARELRLRGQPVKIVGRWDGTLGHAQAIRIHRKTGLFEGGADPRGDGAAMGY, encoded by the coding sequence ATCTGCAAGGCGCTTGCTCCGGCCGGCTCTCCGCTAAGTCCGGACGATTTCGCCAGCTACCAGGCACGCTGGGTCAAGCCGATTTCGACCACCTATCGCGGATACTCCGTGGCGCAGATGCCGCCGAGCACGCAAGGCTTCGCGGCATTGCAGATCCTGAATCTGCTGGAAGGCTTCGACGTCGCGGCCTGGGGTGATGGCACCGCGGACTACTATCATCACATGGTGGAGGCGGTGAAAGTCGCATTCGCCGATCGCGACGAATGGTTGACGGATCCGGAATTCGTCGACATCCCGCTCGACAAGCTGTTGTCCAAGGACTACGCGGCCGCCCGCCGCAAGCTGATCAGCGCCAGGCGGGCGCTTGCCGGCGCCAGCGTGGAACCGGGCCTGCGCTATGGCACGAAGTTCGACCGCCGCTCACCCGATGGCGACACGGTGTATTTCTGCGCTACCGATTCGAGCGGGCTTGTCGTCTCCAAGATCCAGTCGATCTATCACGACTTCGGCTCGGCCGTGATGGGCGGCGATACCGGTATTGTCATGCAGAACCGCGGAAGCTTCTTCTCGCTCGACGAGAAGCATCCGAACCGGCTCGAACCTGGCAAGCGCACCTTCCACACCATCATTCCCGCGATGATGCTCGAGAACGACGAACCGGTTCTGGCTTACGGCACCATGGGCGGCGAAGGCCAGCCGCAGACGCAGGCCGCCATGCTGACGCGTCTGGTCGATTTCGGCTACGACGTGCAGCAGGCGATCGAAGCGCCGCGCTGGCTCATGGGCCGCACCTGGGGCATGGAATCGCGCGACCTGTGGCTCGAGTCCGACATCTCCGACGAAACGGCGCGCGAATTGCGGCTGCGCGGACAGCCGGTCAAGATCGTCGGCCGCTGGGACGGAACGCTGGGGCATGCCCAGGCGATCCGTATCCATCGGAAGACCGGCCTGTTCGAAGGCGGCGCCGACCCGCGCGGCGACGGCGCGGCGATGGGTTACTAA
- a CDS encoding isoprenylcysteine carboxylmethyltransferase family protein, whose amino-acid sequence MDTTGEHTPESGTAGVIARPPLLFLGALALGIVLDNLLRLPFPLPGPHAMHAIIGGALALLGLAIASAGIRNFSRAGTPVRGIHPTRALVTTGIHGRMRNPIYLGMFLMYGGIGIAAHGTWILILTLPLMILIRYGVVAREETYLERLFGDAYIAYKRRVRRWI is encoded by the coding sequence ATGGACACGACCGGAGAACACACACCCGAGAGTGGCACCGCCGGCGTCATCGCGAGGCCACCGCTCCTCTTTCTCGGCGCTCTGGCGCTGGGAATCGTCCTTGACAATCTGCTGCGCTTGCCCTTCCCGCTTCCTGGACCTCATGCAATGCACGCGATCATCGGCGGCGCGCTGGCCTTGCTTGGTCTGGCAATCGCGTCCGCAGGCATTCGCAACTTCTCACGGGCTGGAACTCCCGTACGCGGCATCCATCCTACGCGCGCGCTGGTAACGACCGGAATCCACGGCCGGATGCGCAATCCGATCTATCTCGGCATGTTTCTCATGTATGGCGGCATCGGCATCGCCGCGCACGGCACCTGGATCCTCATCCTCACGCTGCCTCTTATGATCCTGATCCGCTATGGTGTTGTCGCCCGCGAGGAGACCTATCTGGAGCGGCTCTTCGGCGATGCATATATCGCCTATAAGCGACGCGTGCGGCGTTGGATCTAG
- a CDS encoding MFS transporter, giving the protein MQDVIGDRKRERLLFLLAAATFIIFFQAYMVAPIMPALSGIFAAPIETVGLIIPAYLIPYGIATVAYGLLADRLGIERVMCLSLAVFSVLTVLTATAQSIEQLALWRIATGLGASGVVPLALALVGRLYPYEQRGRPLGWLFGAMARGMAFGSPFGAMLVPFIGWQGLFLAVGAAGGALLLVLLPLRSTIAATVQPVRGTLGDLLRAYKDLIGTPRGQRTYFYVLVNSIFHSGVFTWLGVYLERRYGLGPVGIGLALLGYGVPGLLLGPVIGRMADRWGRARLIPLGLILSAIGALLLTLDFPILLAPVVAMILSLGYDMTQPLFAGIVTSLGGGQAMGLNVFTLFVGFGLGSLIFGWLLRFEFGTALAIFAGVELALAAASFALFRSEMPPRAAERA; this is encoded by the coding sequence ATGCAGGATGTAATCGGCGATCGTAAGCGCGAGCGGCTTCTGTTTCTATTGGCCGCGGCCACTTTCATCATTTTCTTTCAGGCTTACATGGTGGCGCCGATCATGCCGGCGCTGTCGGGTATCTTTGCAGCACCGATCGAGACGGTCGGACTCATCATACCGGCCTATCTGATCCCCTATGGGATCGCGACCGTCGCTTATGGTTTGCTGGCCGACCGGCTCGGCATAGAGCGCGTGATGTGCCTGTCGCTCGCGGTATTCTCGGTCCTTACCGTGCTCACCGCGACGGCCCAGTCAATCGAACAGCTCGCTCTCTGGCGGATTGCCACCGGACTTGGCGCGAGCGGCGTGGTACCGCTTGCATTGGCATTGGTCGGCCGATTGTATCCTTACGAGCAGCGTGGCCGACCGCTCGGCTGGCTCTTCGGCGCAATGGCCCGCGGCATGGCATTTGGCTCGCCCTTCGGTGCGATGCTCGTGCCGTTCATTGGCTGGCAAGGCTTGTTTTTAGCCGTCGGAGCCGCGGGCGGAGCGCTCCTTCTCGTCCTCCTGCCGCTGCGCTCCACGATCGCCGCGACGGTTCAGCCGGTGCGCGGCACCCTCGGAGATTTGTTGCGCGCCTATAAAGACCTGATCGGGACGCCGCGCGGGCAGCGCACCTACTTCTATGTCCTGGTCAACTCCATATTCCATTCCGGCGTATTCACCTGGCTCGGGGTGTATCTCGAGCGGCGATACGGCCTCGGGCCGGTAGGCATCGGCTTGGCGCTTCTCGGCTATGGCGTACCCGGCTTGCTGCTGGGGCCGGTGATCGGCCGGATGGCGGATCGCTGGGGCCGCGCCCGCCTTATTCCCTTGGGACTCATTCTGAGCGCCATTGGAGCGTTGCTCCTGACGCTCGACTTCCCGATCCTGCTCGCCCCTGTCGTCGCGATGATCCTGTCCTTGGGCTATGACATGACCCAGCCGCTTTTTGCCGGGATCGTGACCTCGCTTGGGGGGGGGCAGGCGATGGGCCTGAATGTGTTCACGCTTTTTGTCGGATTCGGACTCGGAAGCCTCATCTTCGGCTGGCTGCTGCGCTTTGAGTTTGGAACCGCGCTCGCCATTTTCGCGGGGGTCGAGCTTGCATTGGCCGCGGCGTCCTTTGCTCTGTTCCGGTCCGAAATGCCGCCGCGCGCGGCCGAGCGCGCTTGA
- the otnK gene encoding 3-oxo-tetronate kinase has product MLLGVIADDFTGASDIANTLAKGLPGHGGLRTAQFLNVPRRKAGADIEAGVVALKTRSIPAVDAVSQSLAALRWLLEQGCRQIVFKYCSTFDSTPEGNIGPVAEALAAELDTAGVIVCPAFPAAGRTVYQGHLFVHDRLLNESGLENHPLNPMTDPDIRRWLARQAKKSVGLVSWPSVREGQTQIAAELGLSVQRGECLVIVDALTEEDLVAIGRAAASARLITGGSGIALGLPGNFISAGLAKGEMPSLVGVKGPEAILAGSCSTATRGQIETHRRGHPVLAIDVDEVMRGASGPEEIVTFVLANQGRAPLVYSSADPAEVKALQERHGRAPVAHALDRLFAEVARSLVEKGVRRLVVAGGETSGAVVSALDLGALAIGPEIDPGIPVLVSDGEAPIALALKSGNFGAPDFFVKALGRLAGI; this is encoded by the coding sequence ATGCTGCTCGGCGTGATCGCGGACGATTTCACCGGCGCCAGTGATATCGCCAACACTCTGGCGAAAGGCCTGCCGGGCCATGGTGGTCTCAGGACCGCGCAGTTCCTGAATGTGCCACGCCGCAAGGCGGGCGCCGATATCGAAGCCGGTGTCGTCGCCCTGAAGACAAGGTCCATTCCCGCCGTGGACGCCGTCAGTCAATCCCTGGCGGCGCTGCGCTGGCTGCTTGAGCAAGGCTGCCGGCAGATCGTCTTCAAATACTGCTCGACCTTCGATTCAACACCTGAGGGAAATATTGGGCCCGTTGCCGAAGCGCTGGCGGCTGAACTCGATACGGCCGGCGTGATCGTCTGCCCAGCCTTTCCAGCCGCCGGGCGAACCGTCTATCAGGGCCATCTCTTCGTGCATGACCGGCTCCTCAACGAATCCGGGCTGGAGAACCATCCGCTCAATCCGATGACCGATCCCGACATTCGCCGATGGCTCGCCCGCCAGGCAAAGAAATCGGTCGGCCTTGTCTCCTGGCCGTCGGTGCGCGAAGGCCAGACACAGATCGCCGCCGAACTGGGCCTGTCTGTCCAGCGTGGCGAGTGTCTGGTCATCGTCGATGCGCTGACGGAAGAAGATCTTGTCGCCATCGGCCGCGCGGCGGCATCGGCGCGTCTCATCACCGGCGGCTCAGGTATCGCGCTGGGTCTGCCGGGGAATTTCATCTCCGCCGGATTGGCGAAAGGAGAGATGCCCAGCCTGGTCGGTGTCAAGGGACCGGAGGCGATACTCGCGGGAAGCTGTTCCACCGCCACGCGGGGACAGATCGAGACCCACAGGCGTGGCCATCCGGTCTTGGCGATCGATGTCGACGAGGTGATGCGCGGCGCATCCGGCCCGGAAGAAATTGTGACCTTTGTTTTGGCCAATCAGGGAAGGGCGCCACTCGTCTACTCATCGGCCGACCCCGCGGAGGTGAAGGCGCTTCAGGAGCGTCATGGCCGCGCGCCGGTTGCCCATGCTCTGGATCGGCTGTTTGCCGAGGTGGCGCGAAGCCTGGTGGAGAAGGGCGTTCGCCGACTCGTCGTGGCGGGCGGCGAGACGTCCGGCGCCGTCGTGTCGGCCTTGGATCTCGGCGCCTTGGCCATCGGGCCCGAGATCGACCCCGGTATCCCTGTACTGGTTTCGGATGGTGAGGCACCCATCGCTCTGGCGCTCAAATCAGGGAATTTCGGCGCGCCGGACTTCTTCGTCAAGGCCCTCGGGAGATTGGCGGGTATCTGA
- a CDS encoding L-lactate permease — translation MQIPVDFLHWSLAFLPILVLAFLLVQLRWTAQQAGAAGIFIAALIAYFIFRTPLETLAVAGAKGVWDAVFILLVIWPALFLYQIMNQAGGYEALRQGITRMSRNELFVIVALGWVFASFLQGIDGFGTPIAVVAPLLVAFGVRPVYAVAIPIIAHIWAKFFGTLGVGWLATLQVVDISEVTTLATAYQSGLLIIIQAVLGGFTIVWMYGRWPAIRHAWPLVLIIAAIQGVGQMFVALVDPVLAAFIPATAAMLALYPLSRWPRYANPAVDIVERPAMATSHLENLADKTPPMGLGMSFFPYILLTVLALGTSMIDPVKNALGAFTFGLPFPEVTTGYGVTSAAVAPYSALAPLTHPGASLIVTSLVTWILYQMRGYYEEWAATAKAKQKGVLRGLFESAVPASVPILAFLIMAGLMNHSGQNEMLALGISAVAPAYVFAFLSNGIGVIGAFTTSSSTSSNVLFSDLQVTLARLKGLPEATILAAQSAGGAIGNAIAPANVVMGASTAGISGQEGAILRKTLPWTLAAFLLTGAATVALVLLVK, via the coding sequence ATGCAAATACCTGTCGATTTTCTTCATTGGTCGCTAGCCTTTCTACCGATCCTTGTCTTGGCATTCCTCCTCGTCCAGCTGCGCTGGACCGCTCAGCAAGCGGGCGCGGCGGGAATCTTCATTGCCGCTCTCATTGCCTACTTCATCTTCCGCACACCGCTGGAGACGTTGGCTGTCGCCGGCGCGAAGGGCGTGTGGGATGCGGTCTTCATTCTGTTGGTCATCTGGCCCGCTCTGTTCCTCTATCAGATCATGAATCAGGCCGGCGGCTATGAGGCGCTGCGCCAGGGCATCACCCGCATGAGCCGCAACGAGCTGTTTGTCATCGTCGCTCTCGGCTGGGTTTTTGCTTCCTTCCTTCAAGGCATTGACGGCTTCGGGACTCCCATTGCTGTCGTGGCACCTTTGCTCGTCGCTTTCGGCGTGCGCCCTGTCTATGCGGTGGCTATTCCGATCATCGCGCATATCTGGGCGAAGTTCTTCGGAACGCTTGGTGTCGGCTGGCTCGCCACTTTGCAGGTTGTCGACATCAGCGAAGTCACGACACTCGCCACCGCCTATCAGTCGGGATTGCTGATCATCATTCAGGCCGTCCTCGGCGGCTTCACCATCGTCTGGATGTACGGACGCTGGCCGGCCATCCGCCATGCCTGGCCGTTGGTGCTGATCATCGCGGCGATCCAAGGTGTCGGGCAGATGTTCGTCGCGCTGGTGGATCCGGTGCTGGCTGCTTTCATTCCCGCGACAGCGGCGATGCTGGCGCTCTATCCGCTGTCACGCTGGCCCAGATACGCAAACCCGGCGGTCGATATTGTTGAGCGGCCGGCAATGGCGACGAGCCATCTGGAGAATCTCGCCGACAAGACGCCACCGATGGGCCTGGGCATGTCGTTCTTTCCCTACATCCTCCTCACGGTGCTGGCCTTGGGCACGTCGATGATAGATCCGGTCAAGAATGCCCTCGGCGCCTTCACCTTCGGCCTGCCGTTTCCGGAAGTCACGACCGGCTATGGCGTCACAAGCGCTGCCGTGGCGCCATATTCGGCCTTGGCGCCGCTGACGCATCCGGGCGCCAGCCTCATCGTCACCTCCCTTGTGACGTGGATCCTCTATCAGATGCGCGGCTACTATGAGGAGTGGGCGGCGACCGCCAAGGCGAAGCAGAAGGGCGTTCTGCGCGGGTTGTTCGAAAGCGCCGTTCCCGCCTCTGTGCCGATTCTTGCCTTCCTCATCATGGCGGGGCTGATGAATCACTCGGGCCAGAACGAAATGCTGGCGCTTGGGATCTCCGCCGTGGCGCCTGCCTATGTCTTCGCCTTCCTGTCGAACGGCATTGGCGTCATCGGCGCGTTCACGACCTCGAGCAGCACATCATCGAACGTTCTGTTCTCCGACCTGCAGGTGACATTGGCGCGGCTCAAGGGGCTGCCGGAAGCAACCATCCTCGCGGCGCAGAGCGCCGGCGGCGCCATCGGCAACGCTATCGCGCCCGCCAACGTGGTGATGGGCGCCAGCACCGCCGGGATCAGCGGGCAGGAGGGCGCGATTCTTCGCAAGACGCTGCCTTGGACGCTGGCCGCGTTTCTGCTGACCGGCGCGGCGACAGTCGCGCTGGTGTTGTTGGTGAAATAA